In Pseudomonas oryzicola, one DNA window encodes the following:
- the tesB gene encoding acyl-CoA thioesterase II yields the protein MSHVLDDLVDLLSLESIEENLFRGRSQDLGFRQLYGGQVLGQSLSAASQTVEDARHVHSLHGYFLRPGDASLPVVYSVDRVRDGGSFSTRRVTAIQKGQTIFTCSASFQYDEDGFQHQAPMPEVVGPENLPTEVELARAMADQLPERIRDKVLCAKPIEIRPVTERDPFNPKPGDPVKYAWFRADGNLPDIPALHKYLLAYASDFGLLTTALLPHGKSVWQRDMQIASLDHSLWFHGNLRADEWLLYATDSPWAGNARGFCRGNIFNQAGQLVASSCQEGLIRHRQDWA from the coding sequence ATGAGTCATGTGTTGGACGACCTGGTCGACCTGTTGAGCCTCGAGTCCATCGAGGAGAACCTGTTCCGTGGACGCAGCCAGGACCTGGGCTTCCGCCAGTTGTATGGTGGGCAAGTACTGGGCCAGTCGTTGTCGGCAGCCAGCCAGACGGTCGAGGACGCACGCCATGTGCATTCGTTGCACGGTTACTTCCTGCGTCCTGGCGATGCCAGCCTGCCGGTGGTGTATTCGGTGGACCGCGTGCGTGATGGTGGCAGCTTCAGCACCCGACGGGTGACGGCGATCCAGAAAGGCCAGACCATCTTCACCTGCAGCGCCTCGTTCCAGTACGACGAGGACGGTTTCCAGCACCAGGCACCGATGCCCGAGGTAGTCGGCCCGGAGAACCTGCCCACCGAGGTGGAACTGGCCCGGGCCATGGCTGACCAGCTGCCCGAGCGCATTCGCGACAAGGTGCTGTGCGCCAAACCCATCGAGATCCGCCCGGTCACCGAGCGTGACCCGTTCAACCCCAAGCCCGGCGACCCGGTGAAGTACGCCTGGTTCCGCGCCGACGGCAACTTGCCCGACATTCCCGCATTGCACAAATACCTGCTGGCCTACGCCTCGGACTTCGGCCTGCTGACCACGGCGTTGCTGCCGCACGGCAAATCGGTGTGGCAGCGCGACATGCAGATCGCCAGCCTTGATCATTCGTTGTGGTTCCACGGCAACCTGCGTGCCGATGAGTGGCTGCTGTACGCCACCGACAGCCCCTGGGCGGGCAATGCCCGTGGCTTCTGCCGTGGCAACATCTTCAACCAGGCCGGGCAACTGGTGGCGTCGTCGTGCCAGGAAGGCCTGATCCGCCATCGCCAGGACTGGGCATGA
- a CDS encoding HAD family hydrolase — MSLGAVRNWVFDMDGTLTVAVHDYAAIRVALGIPTEHDILTHLAALPADEAAAKHAWLLEHERDLAVAATAAIGAVELVRELAERGCRLGILTRNARDLAQVTLEAIGLADCFPVAHILGRDEAVPKPSPDGLLKIAGAWGVAPHELVMVGDYRFDLVCGRAAGARTVLVNLPDNPWPELVDWHAADCRALKVMLG, encoded by the coding sequence ATGAGCCTGGGCGCGGTCCGCAACTGGGTGTTCGACATGGACGGCACCCTGACCGTGGCCGTGCACGACTATGCCGCCATCCGCGTGGCGCTGGGCATCCCGACCGAGCACGACATTCTGACGCACCTGGCAGCCCTGCCGGCGGACGAAGCGGCGGCCAAGCATGCCTGGCTGCTGGAGCACGAGCGCGACCTGGCGGTTGCTGCCACGGCGGCCATCGGGGCGGTGGAACTGGTGCGCGAACTGGCCGAGCGTGGTTGTCGATTGGGCATTCTGACCCGCAATGCGCGCGACCTGGCTCAGGTAACGCTGGAGGCCATCGGCCTGGCGGACTGCTTCCCGGTCGCGCACATTCTCGGGCGCGACGAAGCAGTGCCCAAGCCGAGCCCGGACGGGTTGCTGAAGATCGCCGGTGCCTGGGGCGTGGCACCCCACGAGCTGGTGATGGTGGGGGATTACCGGTTTGACCTGGTTTGTGGGCGTGCGGCAGGGGCGCGCACGGTGCTGGTGAACTTGCCGGACAACCCATGGCCGGAACTGGTGGACTGGCATGCGGCCGATTGCCGGGCATTGAAGGTGATGCTGGGCTGA
- a CDS encoding zinc-dependent alcohol dehydrogenase family protein, producing MTSKAIYIQPGGGYDKVEVGTCEAPAPQADEITVRLHANSLNYHDFAVVSGMWGPSERRIPMADGAGEVVAVGSGVSEFQVGDNVVSTFFPDWLDGQANVEGFARVPGDGIDGYAREQVTARATAFTLAPKGFSHAEAATLTTAGLTAWRALMSDDHLKPGDTVLVQGTGGVSIFALQFAKLAGATVIATSSSDTKLERLKALGADHLINYKSTPAWGEKVRELTGNRGVDHVIEVGGPATLEQSMIATRIGGQVSLIGILTGVAGQLPLVQALVRQIRLQGVLVGSRAQQQAMVRAIDANGLRPVVDKHFELEQIVEAFRYQESNRHFGKICLTF from the coding sequence ATGACCAGCAAGGCCATCTACATTCAACCCGGCGGCGGCTACGACAAGGTCGAAGTCGGCACTTGCGAGGCCCCCGCACCCCAGGCCGACGAGATCACCGTTCGGCTGCACGCCAACTCCCTCAACTACCACGACTTCGCCGTGGTCAGCGGCATGTGGGGGCCGAGCGAGCGGCGCATTCCCATGGCTGATGGCGCGGGTGAAGTGGTGGCGGTGGGTAGCGGGGTCAGCGAATTCCAGGTCGGCGACAATGTGGTCAGCACCTTCTTCCCCGACTGGCTCGACGGCCAGGCCAATGTCGAAGGCTTCGCCAGGGTACCCGGCGATGGTATCGATGGTTACGCCCGCGAACAGGTCACTGCCCGCGCCACTGCGTTCACCCTGGCGCCCAAGGGCTTCAGCCACGCCGAAGCCGCCACCCTGACCACCGCCGGCCTTACCGCCTGGCGTGCGCTGATGAGCGATGACCACCTCAAACCCGGTGATACAGTACTGGTGCAAGGTACCGGTGGCGTGTCGATCTTCGCCCTGCAGTTCGCCAAGCTCGCCGGCGCCACGGTGATCGCCACCTCGTCCAGCGACACCAAGCTCGAGCGCCTCAAGGCCTTGGGGGCCGACCACCTGATCAACTACAAAAGCACCCCGGCCTGGGGTGAGAAAGTGCGCGAGCTGACCGGCAATCGTGGTGTCGACCATGTGATCGAAGTGGGCGGCCCGGCGACGCTGGAGCAATCGATGATCGCCACGCGCATTGGTGGGCAGGTGTCGTTGATCGGTATCCTCACTGGCGTGGCCGGGCAGTTGCCGCTGGTGCAGGCGCTGGTGCGGCAGATTCGCCTGCAGGGCGTGTTGGTGGGCAGCCGCGCGCAGCAGCAGGCCATGGTGCGGGCGATCGATGCCAATGGCTTGCGGCCAGTGGTGGACAAACACTTCGAGCTGGAACAGATCGTCGAGGCGTTCCGCTACCAGGAAAGCAACCGCCATTTCGGCAAGATCTGCCTCACGTTCTGA
- a CDS encoding histidine phosphatase family protein, whose protein sequence is MLSSNTLGHPAIHARRKRRLIRKTLGAALGLCMVVAALTTWLATRTHIVDLGNGHQLSDSGLLQDWADGAVIVMIRHAERCDSAPGPCLDDPTGITVAGSQAASRVGQGLQRLGLDNADMLSSPKLRTRQTAHFILGQAVASEDWLEGCDSQFAREAMARKRPGHNLVLVTHNGCIDHFARQQKVVGGERESGYASALFVSVDGNGKARILGRLNEPDWQRVLSSIAK, encoded by the coding sequence ATGCTATCGAGCAACACCCTGGGGCACCCTGCCATCCACGCCCGGCGCAAGCGACGCCTGATCCGCAAGACCCTCGGCGCCGCGCTTGGCCTGTGCATGGTCGTGGCGGCGTTGACCACCTGGTTGGCGACGAGGACGCATATCGTGGACCTTGGCAACGGGCACCAACTGAGCGATAGCGGCCTGCTGCAGGACTGGGCCGACGGTGCGGTGATCGTGATGATCCGTCACGCCGAGCGCTGCGACAGCGCCCCCGGGCCGTGCCTGGACGACCCCACCGGTATCACCGTGGCCGGCAGCCAGGCCGCCAGCCGTGTTGGCCAAGGGCTGCAACGGTTGGGCCTGGACAACGCCGATATGCTCAGCAGCCCGAAACTGCGCACACGGCAGACTGCGCATTTCATTCTGGGCCAGGCGGTGGCCAGTGAGGACTGGCTGGAAGGGTGCGACAGCCAGTTCGCTCGTGAAGCGATGGCGCGCAAGCGGCCCGGGCATAACCTGGTGCTGGTCACCCACAATGGTTGCATCGACCATTTTGCCCGCCAGCAGAAGGTGGTGGGTGGCGAGCGTGAAAGTGGATACGCCAGTGCGCTGTTCGTCTCGGTGGATGGCAATGGCAAGGCGCGCATTCTCGGGCGCTTGAACGAACCCGACTGGCAGCGGGTACTGTCCAGCATTGCGAAATAA
- a CDS encoding beta-eliminating lyase-related protein: MLTNVLDQSAEYLFSTRHERLDLWCDLLQRCRDWVAASCCDAKEQKRREVVRIGQHLQTLERYHAYPGQRLMAIFEQRIGEHDDVGTLRLARRICSSLLDSSYRHDANDWEPADDLPDASAARYSINQPSAQLRPYFELLIVSSDASSTWAQKQQDIRNLRRHDDAFIYQPIIVGTYEDALMAVMLNPDVQVVAIHDGFQRNANLSARLRVMLDQYQSLVGSETYEDPSLDLSVALKQLRPELDIILLRDRNIERTAGNPQMAFINRVFYEFEEPMEVHLCVVEGIANRYRTPFFDNLKRYAQRPIGTFHALPIARGKSIFKSNWIRDMGAFYGANLFLAESSATTGGLDSLLEPTGNIRQAQLMAASTFGAQAAFFVTNGTSTANKIVEQALLAPGDIVLIDRNCHKSHHYAAVLTGAYPLYIDAYPLSEYSMYGGVTLASLKQALLNLKRDGKLERAKMMVLTNCTFDGHVYNPLRVMEECLAIKPDLIFLWDEAWFGFARFSPLLRQRTAMHAATELRKRLKSPRYRQQYTEQCTAQDAFTDEEMQHNRLLMDPEHTQVRVYQTSSVHKSMSALRQGSMILVSDDAFAQTEGAFREAVFTHTSTSPNQQIIASLDIARRQMNLEGYDLVMRATQLAFVIRKQVNNHPLISRYFKILDVADLIPEPLRGSKIASYVHDKAHWSTLSQAIINDEFFLDPTRLTLSCGHAGFDGTQFKQLLAGRYNIQLNKTSRNSVLLQTNINNTRSDVAHLIQVLVQICRDIDDSIADDENQALQLRSRVTRLVEDLPALPDFSCFHPEFRSDALENTIEGDIRKAFYKAYDLEACEYLKLSDSMIDQRLENGPPLVSANFVIPYPPGFPIMVPGQVITAPIIDFMRNLDVQEIHGYSSSQGLKLLKPEHIE, from the coding sequence ATGTTGACGAATGTCCTCGACCAGTCTGCAGAGTACCTGTTTTCAACCCGACATGAACGCTTGGACCTGTGGTGCGACCTGCTGCAAAGATGCCGCGACTGGGTTGCGGCAAGCTGCTGCGATGCAAAAGAGCAAAAACGTAGGGAGGTGGTGCGCATAGGGCAGCATCTGCAAACTCTCGAACGTTATCACGCCTACCCTGGTCAACGGCTGATGGCCATTTTCGAGCAACGAATCGGCGAACATGACGATGTCGGTACACTGCGGCTGGCACGGCGCATCTGCAGCTCTTTGCTCGATTCGAGCTATCGCCATGATGCCAACGACTGGGAACCGGCTGACGACTTGCCCGACGCTTCTGCAGCGCGCTACAGCATCAATCAACCGTCCGCTCAGCTTCGCCCGTACTTCGAGCTGTTAATCGTCAGCTCTGACGCCTCAAGCACCTGGGCGCAGAAGCAGCAAGACATCCGCAACCTGCGGCGACATGACGATGCGTTCATCTACCAACCGATCATCGTCGGCACCTACGAAGACGCCTTGATGGCCGTGATGCTCAACCCCGACGTGCAGGTGGTGGCGATCCATGACGGTTTTCAGCGTAATGCCAATCTGTCGGCCCGTCTGCGCGTAATGCTCGACCAATATCAATCGTTGGTTGGCTCGGAAACCTACGAAGACCCCTCGCTGGATCTGTCGGTGGCGCTTAAACAGTTACGCCCGGAGCTGGACATAATCCTGCTCAGAGACCGCAACATCGAACGGACAGCCGGCAATCCGCAGATGGCATTCATCAACCGCGTTTTCTATGAGTTCGAAGAGCCCATGGAAGTGCACCTGTGTGTTGTCGAAGGCATTGCCAACCGCTACCGCACGCCATTCTTCGATAACCTCAAACGTTATGCGCAACGCCCGATTGGCACCTTCCACGCCCTGCCGATCGCCCGGGGAAAATCCATTTTCAAGTCCAACTGGATTCGCGACATGGGAGCGTTCTACGGCGCCAACCTTTTCCTGGCGGAAAGCTCCGCAACCACCGGCGGGCTCGATAGCCTGCTCGAACCTACGGGCAACATAAGGCAGGCCCAACTGATGGCCGCCAGCACGTTTGGCGCGCAGGCGGCGTTCTTCGTCACCAACGGGACCTCAACAGCGAACAAGATTGTCGAACAGGCACTCCTGGCACCGGGCGACATCGTGCTGATCGACCGCAACTGTCACAAGTCGCATCACTATGCCGCAGTGCTGACCGGCGCCTACCCGCTGTATATCGATGCCTATCCTTTGAGCGAGTATTCGATGTACGGAGGCGTGACGCTGGCTTCACTTAAGCAGGCGCTATTGAACCTGAAACGGGACGGAAAACTCGAACGTGCAAAAATGATGGTGCTGACCAACTGCACGTTCGATGGGCATGTCTACAACCCGCTGCGGGTGATGGAAGAATGCCTGGCCATCAAACCCGACCTCATTTTTCTTTGGGATGAGGCATGGTTCGGTTTTGCTCGCTTTTCACCGCTATTGCGCCAACGCACGGCCATGCATGCAGCAACCGAGTTACGCAAACGGTTGAAAAGCCCCCGCTATCGCCAGCAATACACCGAGCAATGCACGGCTCAGGATGCATTTACAGACGAAGAGATGCAGCACAACCGCCTGCTGATGGACCCTGAACACACCCAAGTGCGTGTGTACCAGACCTCTTCCGTCCACAAGTCGATGTCAGCCTTGCGGCAAGGCTCGATGATACTGGTTAGCGATGATGCCTTCGCGCAAACGGAAGGCGCCTTCCGCGAAGCGGTATTCACCCATACTTCTACCTCACCCAACCAGCAGATCATCGCTTCGCTGGACATTGCCCGCCGGCAGATGAACCTCGAAGGCTATGACCTGGTGATGCGTGCCACGCAGTTGGCCTTCGTCATACGCAAGCAGGTCAATAACCACCCATTGATCTCTCGCTACTTCAAGATCCTGGACGTTGCGGACCTTATTCCCGAACCGTTGCGCGGCTCGAAGATCGCCAGCTACGTGCATGACAAAGCCCACTGGAGTACGCTCAGCCAGGCAATCATCAACGACGAATTCTTCCTTGACCCAACGCGTCTTACATTATCGTGTGGACACGCCGGTTTCGACGGCACTCAATTCAAACAATTGCTGGCCGGGCGATACAATATTCAATTGAACAAGACGTCCCGCAACAGCGTGCTGTTGCAGACCAACATCAACAATACCCGCAGCGATGTGGCACACCTGATACAAGTGCTGGTGCAAATATGCCGGGACATCGACGATAGCATCGCAGATGATGAAAACCAGGCCCTGCAATTACGAAGCAGGGTCACCCGCCTAGTCGAAGATTTACCTGCATTGCCAGACTTCAGCTGCTTCCATCCGGAGTTTCGCAGCGATGCACTGGAGAACACGATCGAAGGCGACATCCGCAAGGCCTTCTACAAGGCTTACGATCTCGAGGCCTGCGAGTACCTGAAACTGTCCGACAGCATGATCGACCAGCGCCTGGAAAACGGCCCGCCGCTGGTGTCGGCAAATTTCGTGATTCCTTACCCGCCTGGTTTCCCGATCATGGTGCCTGGCCAAGTGATCACCGCACCGATCATTGATTTCATGCGAAACCTGGATGTACAGGAGATCCACGGCTACAGCAGCAGCCAGGGGTTGAAACTGCTAAAGCCCGAACATATCGAGTAA
- a CDS encoding GNAT family N-acetyltransferase, producing MTPILQLESARLVLRQWRDEDLREFAALCADPQVMRYFPAPLTRLEAAALIGRVRGHFNEYGFGLWALERKDSGAFIGMTGLLHVGFDAHFTPAVEIGWRLARRHWGLGFASEAAWTCLRCAFAQLRLEEVVSFTSESNLPSQKVMQAIGMQQDLNGSFQHPRLPVGHPLRPHVLYRIDRAHWERTLRA from the coding sequence ATGACCCCGATCCTGCAACTCGAAAGCGCACGCCTGGTGCTGCGCCAATGGCGCGACGAAGACCTGCGCGAGTTCGCCGCGCTGTGCGCCGACCCGCAGGTGATGCGCTACTTTCCGGCACCGTTGACACGCCTGGAGGCGGCCGCCCTGATTGGCCGCGTGCGCGGGCATTTCAACGAGTACGGCTTCGGCCTGTGGGCGCTGGAGCGTAAGGACAGCGGTGCGTTCATTGGCATGACCGGGCTGTTGCACGTGGGCTTCGATGCCCATTTCACACCTGCGGTGGAAATCGGCTGGCGCCTGGCACGCCGCCACTGGGGCCTGGGTTTTGCCAGCGAAGCAGCGTGGACCTGCCTGCGTTGTGCTTTCGCCCAATTGCGCCTGGAAGAGGTGGTGTCGTTCACTAGCGAGAGCAACCTGCCTTCCCAGAAGGTCATGCAGGCCATCGGCATGCAGCAGGACCTGAACGGCAGTTTCCAGCACCCCCGCCTGCCGGTGGGCCACCCATTGCGCCCGCATGTGCTGTACCGCATCGACCGCGCACACTGGGAACGTACCCTGCGCGCCTGA